The Gammaproteobacteria bacterium DNA segment CTCACCGGCATCAAGCACCACCGTCGCCCCTTCGATCAAAACACCGCTGCCCTTCTCTTTTATCAGCACATCCAGTGGCGCGGCCATGCTCAGAGGCACAACACCAAGACCCAACAGCAAGCAAGACAAAACAAGCCTCATACCGTTTCACTTTTTGGTTTTACAAAAAAGACAAAAGGGATCGCAAAAGGGCCAAAGGTCGCGCCCATCACCCCCCAAAAAACAGGTTTCAAACCACGTCGTTTCGCCACTTGATGGCAAAGCACGATGCTGGCAAGCGTCACCAATACACTCACAACAATTAACACATTCATAAAGTATGATCTCACTTTTACCGATAGGATAGAGGAACTTAAAAGAGACTCAAGCGGTCTTGGTAAAAGACAGTGTATTATCGCAACACACACAAAATAAACAACTCGGAGCCAATCCATGTGGAAAAAGATCATTCCGGCACTCTTTATAGCCGCCCTCTCCATCGCCTTTTTTGCCAATGCCGAAAAAGCCGATAAAACAGCCCGCATCGCTGATGGCCTCTCCGTGGCTACCTTTGCTGGCGGCTGTTTTTGGTGTACCGAGTCCGATTTTGAAAAGGTGCCTGGGGTGAAAGAGGTGCTCTCCGGTTACACCGACGGCCATGTGAAAAACCCGACCTATAAGCAGGTCTCTTCTGGGGGCAGCGGCCATATCGAGAGCGTTAAGGTCTTTTATGATGCCGATGTGATCAGCTACAAAGGTCTGCTAGAAGCCTTCTGGCGGCAGATCAACCCCACCGATGCAGGCGGCCAGTTTGTAGATCGCGGCCATCAATACAGCAGCGCCATTTTCTACCACACCCCAGAACAGAAAATGCAGGCCGAGACCTCTCTCAAAGCCCTGCAAGCCACAGGGCGGTATAAAAAACCGCTGGCCACCCCCATTTTACCCGCCAAAATCTTCTACAATGCGGAAGAGTATCATCAGGATTACTATAAAAAGAATCCATTACGTTATAAATTCTACCGCTACAACTCCGGTCGAGACCAATATCTGGAAAAGACTTGGGGTGAGGAGATCCATGTGGACTACACACACTATTCAAAAAATGGCAAAAAATACCAACGACCCAGCGACGCTGAGTTGCGTAAAACCTTAACCCCGTTACAGTACGATGTAACCCAAAAAGACGGCACCGAACGCCCCTTTGACAACCCCTACTGGGATGAAAAACGCGACGGCATCTACGTCGAAATCACCACCGGTGAACCGCTGTTCTCCTCCAAAGACAAATACAAATCCGGCACCGGCTGGCCCAGTTTCACTCAAGCGATTAACAGCGATGCCGTGGATGAAAACACCGACTACAAACTGATTTTGCCGCGCACCGAGATTCGCAGCAAAATCGGTGACGCACATCTGGGTCACGTCTTTGATGATGGCCCAGCTCCCACGGGCAAACGCTACTGCATGAACTCCGCTTCCATGCGTTTTATCCCCCAAGAGGATCTGGTTAAAGAAGGTTATGCTGAATTGGCCAACCTGTTTGAAACCGA contains these protein-coding regions:
- the msrB gene encoding peptide-methionine (R)-S-oxide reductase MsrB; this translates as MWKKIIPALFIAALSIAFFANAEKADKTARIADGLSVATFAGGCFWCTESDFEKVPGVKEVLSGYTDGHVKNPTYKQVSSGGSGHIESVKVFYDADVISYKGLLEAFWRQINPTDAGGQFVDRGHQYSSAIFYHTPEQKMQAETSLKALQATGRYKKPLATPILPAKIFYNAEEYHQDYYKKNPLRYKFYRYNSGRDQYLEKTWGEEIHVDYTHYSKNGKKYQRPSDAELRKTLTPLQYDVTQKDGTERPFDNPYWDEKRDGIYVEITTGEPLFSSKDKYKSGTGWPSFTQAINSDAVDENTDYKLILPRTEIRSKIGDAHLGHVFDDGPAPTGKRYCMNSASMRFIPQEDLVKEGYAELANLFETE